The following coding sequences are from one Mesorhizobium onobrychidis window:
- a CDS encoding pyridoxal phosphate-dependent aminotransferase produces the protein MTAKACALREQGVDIVTLSQGEPDFDTPEAVQQAGIAAILNGKTRYTPVAGVKPLREAIRQKLLRDNGLDYDIDQITVGCGAKQVVFNALFASLDTGDEVIIPTPCWVSYPDMVRLAGGEPVLVPCPERLGFKLKPQDLAAAITPRTKWLMLNSPNNPTGAVYSRADLAALAEVLRRHSHVHVLSDDIYEKLVYDVPFATMAEAAPDLIERVLTVNGVSKSSAMTGWRLGYGAGPKELIKAMNTIEGQTSSHTSSISQYATIEAIAGNQDHIAEFVSAFRKRRDLVVEQINEAEGLSCRVPDGAFYVFVSCAGVIGKVTATGKVIESDMDFAMYLLEQFGVAVVPGSGFMASPYIRVSYAASEDELKRACGRIFAACTALSTSEKTYEQSEATA, from the coding sequence ATGACTGCCAAGGCGTGTGCCTTGCGCGAACAAGGTGTCGATATCGTCACGCTGAGCCAGGGCGAACCGGACTTCGACACGCCAGAGGCCGTCCAGCAAGCCGGCATTGCCGCCATTCTCAATGGCAAGACGCGATATACCCCGGTTGCTGGCGTCAAGCCGCTGCGCGAGGCGATCCGGCAGAAGCTTCTCCGCGACAACGGGCTCGATTACGACATCGATCAGATCACCGTCGGCTGCGGCGCAAAGCAGGTGGTCTTCAACGCACTTTTCGCCAGCCTCGACACCGGGGACGAGGTCATCATCCCTACGCCCTGCTGGGTTTCCTATCCCGACATGGTGCGGCTTGCCGGCGGCGAACCGGTGCTCGTTCCCTGCCCTGAGCGGCTGGGTTTCAAGCTGAAGCCACAAGATCTCGCGGCAGCTATCACGCCGCGCACCAAATGGTTGATGCTGAACTCGCCGAACAATCCGACCGGCGCGGTCTACTCCAGGGCCGATCTGGCCGCCCTGGCCGAGGTCCTACGCCGACACAGCCATGTCCACGTCCTTTCGGACGATATCTATGAAAAGCTCGTCTATGACGTGCCCTTCGCGACGATGGCCGAGGCCGCGCCGGACCTCATTGAAAGGGTGCTGACGGTCAACGGCGTATCGAAGTCCAGCGCCATGACCGGCTGGCGCCTTGGTTACGGGGCTGGTCCGAAAGAGCTCATCAAGGCGATGAACACGATCGAGGGCCAGACCTCGTCGCATACAAGTTCCATCTCGCAATATGCCACGATCGAGGCCATTGCCGGCAACCAGGATCACATCGCCGAGTTCGTGTCCGCCTTCCGAAAGCGTCGCGATCTCGTCGTGGAGCAAATCAATGAGGCCGAGGGCCTGAGCTGCCGCGTGCCGGACGGCGCGTTCTATGTTTTCGTCTCCTGCGCCGGCGTCATTGGCAAGGTGACCGCCACGGGCAAGGTGATCGAGAGCGACATGGATTTCGCCATGTATCTGCTGGAGCAGTTCGGTGTCGCCGTGGTGCCCGGCAGCGGGTTCATGGCCTCACCCTATATTCGCGTTTCCTATGCCGCATCAGAAGACGAGTTGAAGCGCGCCTGCGGCCGCATTTTCGCCGCCTGCACCGCCCTGTCCACAAGCGAGAAGACGTATGAGCAAAGCGAAGCAACTGCGTGA
- a CDS encoding phosphonopyruvate hydrolase gives MSKAKQLRDRMAERGLVRIMAAHSPLSAVLAEEAGFDGIWASGFELSALYGLPDMSLISMTQHLDMLRAIAGRSSLPIVADIDTGYGNAINVIHAISEYERAGASAVVIEDKTFPKVTSLAAGGRQELLRVEEFQGKINAAISTRTDPNFLVIARTEALIAGLGEEEALKRAAAYEAAGADMILIHSKQKAPDEVESFVRAWSGKAPIVIVPTAYPEMNEERIKALGRIAIVIYGNHAIRASVTAMKDVFARILKDRGIHNVNLDIVSVEEVFRLQRMDQVKVDEDRFLE, from the coding sequence ATGAGCAAAGCGAAGCAACTGCGTGACCGCATGGCCGAACGCGGCCTCGTCCGGATCATGGCCGCCCATAGCCCGCTTTCGGCCGTCCTGGCCGAGGAAGCCGGTTTCGACGGGATCTGGGCCTCAGGCTTCGAGCTCTCCGCCCTTTACGGTCTGCCGGACATGAGCCTCATCTCGATGACGCAGCACCTTGACATGCTGCGGGCGATCGCTGGCCGGTCGTCGCTGCCGATCGTCGCCGATATCGACACCGGCTACGGCAATGCGATCAATGTCATCCATGCCATCTCCGAATATGAACGCGCCGGCGCCTCGGCGGTTGTCATCGAGGACAAGACCTTCCCGAAGGTCACCAGCCTCGCCGCCGGCGGCCGCCAGGAACTACTTCGGGTCGAGGAGTTTCAGGGCAAGATCAACGCGGCCATCAGCACCCGCACCGACCCTAACTTCCTCGTCATCGCTCGGACAGAAGCGCTGATCGCCGGTCTCGGCGAAGAGGAGGCCCTGAAGCGCGCAGCAGCCTATGAAGCGGCCGGCGCCGACATGATCCTCATCCACTCGAAACAGAAGGCGCCGGACGAAGTTGAAAGCTTCGTGCGTGCCTGGAGCGGCAAGGCGCCGATCGTGATCGTGCCGACGGCGTATCCGGAGATGAACGAGGAACGTATCAAGGCGCTCGGCAGGATCGCGATCGTGATCTATGGCAACCACGCGATCCGCGCTTCGGTCACGGCGATGAAGGATGTCTTCGCGCGTATTCTCAAGGATCGCGGCATCCACAACGTCAACCTAGACATCGTTTCCGTCGAGGAGGTGTTCCGTCTGCAAAGGATGGATCAGGTCAAAGTCGACGAGGACCGCTTTCTGGAGTAA